The sequence below is a genomic window from Streptosporangium lutulentum.
GCGACGGCGTCTGTCTTGAACTCAACTGAGTAGGCCTTCATGGCCACGAGGAACTCCTTGGTCTCCAGATCTCTATGATCTGGCACTCAAGATGTCCACACCTCGGGGTGAAGGCCCGGGCTCCGATTACCCGTAATTACCGCTTGTGACCCTCCTGACGGGCACGCAGCGGGCACGGCCTGAGAACCCCGTGCGGACGCACGCACCCCTCTCGCCGGATCTTCCCGTCTGCCTCGTCCCACCCCGGAGGCTGCTGTTTAAGCTCGCAAAGCTGAGCGAGGGCGAGTTGTGTGAGGTGGATATGTCTGCTCGTGATCGGCGATTGGCTCGGGGGGCTTCTTGGCCGTTGACTCGGTCGGATCTGAGTGAGGTGCTCGGGGAGCACTTCCAGCATGTTCGTGAGCTGAATTTCTGGGGCGATGTACCGCAGCGCTTAGTGCTGGAGGTTAGATGGCATCCGGGCCGTGTCAATGGCCAGGTGCGTGTCGCCGCTGGTGGCCAAGAAAAAGTCCCCAGCTCTTCGTAGTTGACTACTTCATGGTGGGTCGTCCTGGGCCTCGGATGCGGGCCTGTCGCATGCGGAAGGACTCGCCCTCGGTGACCACGACGATGCTGTGGTGTAGGAGCCGATCCAGCAGGCTGACCGCGGTGGTGTGCTCGGGCAGGAAACGCCCCCACTGATCGAAAGGCCAGTGCGAGCCGATCCCGAGCGCGCGGCGCTCATAGGCGGCGGCGACGAACCGAAACAGTAACTGGGTGCCGGTATCGTCCAGCGGAGCGAATCCCACCTCGTCGATGACGACCAGATCGGCGCGCAGTAGATTCTCGATCACGCGGCCGACGGAGTTGTCGGCCAGACCCCGATAGAGCGTCTCGACCAGCTCGGCGGCGGTGAAATAACGGACCTTGTAACCGGCCTGGATAGCGGCGACGCCGAACGCGATGAGGCTGTGGGACTTGCCGGTGCCGGCCGGCCCGACCGCGCAGTAGTTCTCCGCCGCTCGAACCCACTCCAGCGAGGCCAGGTAGTCGAACGTTGCCCGGGGGATCGAGGAGGCGGCGACGTCGAACTCCTCGATCGTCTTGATGACCGGGAACGCGGCGGCCTTCATCCTCATTCGGGCGTTGGAGGCATCCCGAGCAGCCAGCTCGGCATCGATGAGCGTGCGCAGGAACTCCTCGGGGTTCCACCGTTGCGTGCGGGCAGTGAGGAGCAGCTCCGGTGCCAGAGCCCGGATCGTTGACAGCTTCAGACGGCGCAGCCCGC
It includes:
- the istB gene encoding IS21-like element helper ATPase IstB, whose protein sequence is MTAPALPPLAADLDGGLRRLKLSTIRALAPELLLTARTQRWNPEEFLRTLIDAELAARDASNARMRMKAAAFPVIKTIEEFDVAASSIPRATFDYLASLEWVRAAENYCAVGPAGTGKSHSLIAFGVAAIQAGYKVRYFTAAELVETLYRGLADNSVGRVIENLLRADLVVIDEVGFAPLDDTGTQLLFRFVAAAYERRALGIGSHWPFDQWGRFLPEHTTAVSLLDRLLHHSIVVVTEGESFRMRQARIRGPGRPTMK